TTTATATTGTTGTAATATGATATGTATTCCCAGTTTCTGAttgaaaatcagaaatatttGAATACTGAGGAATTTTCAGATGCTGTGCTAGAGAAAAATATGTTCTGGAATGGGCCATAAGTCtatctagaaaaaaaatactattccttttaaaaaattttttctttcttcattgacTAAAGAATAAAGAATAGTTCCTGACTTTGCTTTTGCTCCCTGGACTTGGATGATTAGAAAGTCCAGGAgtgttttgtttgtatgtttgttttttcttcccacAAAAACTTAAAtagaaggaaaaactgaaaagCTGATAGTAAGTTTAACTAATGATCTTTAGCTCTcacctcattttctttctgtagCATCCACTGCTTTTTCTATCTTGTGAATCCAAagtatatttttcatctctacACAATTCAGTTTATTGATATAATTAAACTGCAGAATATTTTTCATTgatgtttttcctgttttatctCCTTTGGTATCTTTGCTGTTATCATTtcctaattttatattatttgagtTTGGTTTTGTGATTATGAAATAGATAGAAGTTTGAGGGATTGAGgagcagaaaaacaaaaggctATTCTTTCAGGGATTACTTAAGCAAGCCTTAACCTTTTCCTGACTGGGACTTTTAACTTTATTATTCACTACTTGggattaaaaaatagaatgaaatggaGCCAAAAGCAGATATTATTACATTAGTTATATTAATTTTGATCATTATTAAACATTGACTCAATTCACTGTATCCATATATAGTAATACTGCTTTACTTACACAGTGATATGAATCATTTGTTGGAGAATATACTTACATATGGAACATGATAGGCTTCATGAATAATCAATGTTACATAATGTCAGCAATTAATGTGCCCTCATTCAAGGAATGAATGCCAATTTCAATTTGATCACCATTTGCCATGTGAAAATGTGCTAGGAAAAAATCAGTTATGGATAAAATTGAACTCTAAATTATCTCTGCTCACtcttttcattacattttaagGAACAATGATTCATTTATAACCATTCTTTGAGTTTTATCCTATCTAGATAATTAATTTGTACTTTGGATAATTCAGTATTTATTTGAAGAACTTGGGGTAGGTATATGAGTTTGTAGTCTTACAAGCtgtataatattaatattctGTTGTTcacctttttgttctttttccctaATATGTATACATTTCTTTCATTGTAATTTGGGTAGAAATTATTCATGTTTGTGATAATTGCAGATAATGTTCCATCATTTCTCTCAGCATTTGAAGAATGTGACTTAGAGTTACAtagtaagaattgatgcttctggaAAGCCTCAAAATATGgatgaaaatattatgaaattagTACTGATTCATGTATTTCACTCTATTTGTCTCATGTTGTGAGAAAACAATGGTAGGTCACAGTCATTTAGTATTCCCCCACCCATAGCCTCAACCAAGTTTCATcctctcattttatttatgaaaattactACAAGGAaggattttctatttattctctaTGTGTCACATCTGTGTTTTTTCCTGAAAGTTATATGAAATTGGTACATAATTCACCCAGAACAGTTGGAAGGCAATTCAATCTGTGCAACATACAGCAATTGTCAGCTTTAGGAGGCTTTTCAAATAGGGTGTTTCCAACTCTGCTCCTTTAATGCATGTTATTGGTCATTTGATTTTTCAGATGAAATCCCCACAGTGGTGGGGATCTTCAGTGCGTTTGGCCTGGTCTTCACCGTCTCTCTGTTTGCATGGATATGCTGTCAGAGAAAGTCATCCAAACCTAGCAAGACTCCTCCATATAAGTTTGTGCATGTGCTAAAGGGAGTTGACATTTACCCTGAAAGCTTGAACAGCAAGAAGAAGTTCGGAGCCgatgagaaaaatgaagtaaaGAATAAATCAGCTGTGCCAAAGAATTCATTGCATCTTGATCTTGAGAAGAGAGATCTAAATGGCAATTTTCCCAAAACAAATCTCAAAGCTGGCAGTCCTTCTGACCTGGAGAGCGTGACCCCAAAACACTCTTCAGAAGGGGGACAAGAGGTAGTTTCCCCCGATAGCTTAAAGTCCAGCATGTCTCTTACTTCTGATGAGAAACAGGAGAAGCTGGGaaccctcttcttctccttagAGTACAACTTTGAGAGGAAAGCGTTTGTGGTAAATATTAAGGAAGCCCGTGGTTTGCCGGCCATGGATGACCAGTCACTGACCTCTGACCCATACATCAAGATGATGATTCTTCCAGAGAAGAAGCATAAAGTAAAAACAAGAGTTCTGAGAAAGACCTTGGACCCAGCCTTCGATGAGACCTTCACATTCTATGGAATACCCTACACCCAGATCCAGGAGCTGGCCTTGCACTTCACAGTCTTGAGTTTTGACAGGTTTTCAAGAGATGATGTCATTGGAGAAGTCCTGATTCCTCTGGCAGGAATTGAATTAACTGGTGGAGAGATGTTAATGAACAGAGAGATTACCAAGAGAAATGTTAGGGTAATTAATTTTtagtctttaaacatttttataaataatcttttctgtatcaagaggatttttattaaaatgatgtCTTGTACATACCATATTTGCCATGTTTAACTATTATTGATCATAATCAAATGGGAGCAGGGAGACAGATAGATGAAAGAAAATTTAATCCACTActaaaatgcttaaaatatatCAGATATAAAAGAAATAGGGACACTTTAtggatttatttaaatattatttttataacttttatgaatTTCTATCACAAGTATTTTGACTAAGACTGCCACTAAAATGTGGACAAATATTTCTTACTCATAGCaagtaaaaaaatatgtatcaatGTTAgcatcactgaaataaaaaattaagtcaatTCATCCTGAGTATTTGAAGTTGTATTGACTTTTCATAGAATTGCTTCTTGAGGAAGAGGTACATCATTATATTGAATTATATTCACCTTTGTGTTGCATAACAGGAGTTACTCTGCTTTTGTAGTTACACTACTTTTGTAGTTCTAGAATTATTAGAAAATGATAAGACATCAATTAATCAAATTTAATTGTATTTTCCCCTTAAATATGGAACtgacttgattccagctgtggTGTTTCAGAATACCTGGTGTCTGTAAGGCATAATTTTATAGAATACCATAAAGTTTGTTTTGACTACATCCTCACCTTTGTATGTTCAAATTAATGAAAGTCAATATCTAAAATTGTTAAGTAGTTTGATACACCAGGCTGCTTAGTAGCACAGTGGGAATAAAGATTTGTTTCCTACTCCTTTTCTTGGAGTGCTCATTCACACAGTTACCCCATCGTAgcttttttttataaatatatattgcagTTTTAGGAGTTCTAGTCAGCCATCATTCTTAGTTATAATCAAACCTCAAgttactttttgtttatttcagttaGAACTTGTACTTTGATTTTTTGGTCATCTTATCTAATGTTAAAGTAAAAACAGATCTAAGtcttatgtaaaaaataaattctatgatACTATTCAAAGACAAAGCAATTCTCTCCAATATTTAGCTCATTCCTTGGATTAAAGGAGGATTTGGGGTAGGTTTGGGGAAACGAGTTCTAACTCCAGCAGCCCTCTGGGCCAAGAGAATGGTGGGTGTCAAACTAAATTTCAGGTTTTCTGAATTCAAGTTTTAATAATGTCTGTTCTAAAGGATTTGAAATAAATCAAACTGAACATCAGTTTCCCATATACAGATCTATCAAAATAATTAGATAATGTTAATTACCATTAATAACTTAATTAAAGTGGAGAgttaatgaaaaagcaaaaactaaaaatacctCTCTGTAAGCTATGTTCTAAATATCCCTGTTGAAAACGTTTCTAGTGATGAGTGTGGCTAACAAATTATGAATTTTAACATTCTGCAGTACCTAAAAAGTCCACAAGATGGCAGAGAGTTGTTCTTAGGAGGTGATGGCCCAGCATACATACTTTTAGTTACTCTGATTCTTTAAAAGTAGAATAAGGAAATGTACATTTAGTAAATGTATTTAGTAAATTTAGTATTGTACATTAAAGTACAATAAGGAAATGTAAATTATACCACTTTAAATGttgataaaagtatatatttcaaaactaaagaatattaaaaatattttaatatcttacCTCTTTTTGTTTAGAAATCTTCAGGACGGGGTGAGTTATTGATCTCTCTCTGCTATCAGTCCACCACAAATACTCTTACTGTGGTTGTTTTAAAAGCTCGGCACCTGCCTAAATCTGATGTGTCTGGACTTTCAGGTAAGAATGCTTTGAAAAACATAGGCTCAACGAAAAATGAGCTATATATTGGGGAAAACAGTTAACAACTAACACTGGCCTATgatttttatttacctttattCACAATTACAAATGGTGTGATTGTTCCTCTGTTTCTCATTTTATGGAATAAGTGTGACCCAATGCCattaacaaaaagaagaaaactaagtaGTTCTAAAATACAAGACTGAGTTAGTATGTGAGAGATGTCTGATTGAATAAAGTTGAAGCATAAAGCAGTgataaatgcagaagaaagcaataaACTATAggaaaagttcttaattttagtattttaaatgaaCCTGTCTACCCTTACATGtctattgtttttattatctttctttcAATTCATTATGTATCTATTGTCTGTTTCAAGAATTAGCTTTTAGTTTTGTGACtagctttcacacacacacacacacacacacacacacacacacaaatactttgCTATATGAGAAAGAACATGTGACCTATGGGTTAAAATGATCTGAGTTCAAACCCTAACCCTTCTGTTTCTTAGCATAGTAATCTTGGTTATGTTTCTTAAACTCTATACAGACTGGACCTAATAGTACTTACCTTGAAGGGGGTTGTGAAGactggatatatacatatatgtgtatatatgtatatagattccactcatatatatataaattcattcatatatatatatattcattcatatatatataatgaaatatatacatttcattCAATATCAGCTAGAGCTATTAttagttataattttataattaagtaaTGGAAGCTGAAAACATGATCTTAAAGATATAGGTTAGGAAGCTAAAATGAACTTTTGCAACCAGAATATGGCAAAATAATGTAAGTAAATATGTGACAAAGTAGCATTATCTTAAAATCCACAGGATACATGTGACACAAGGAATGTAAATACAGGGTAACAGGAAACGAACACAGCGGGTGATTAAAGGaccacagaaaaattaaaactgaaaaaggcATTGCCATTGTGAACTCTGAATTCCCAGTGCCCCATTcaaaagagaaagcagagaggcagagagacataCCCACAGTCAGACAGCTCAGTAAGGTTAGACGCTGTGCAATGTTCTTTCCTTCTATTTCGTTCTCGGGAATGAGTTATTAGTGTTCAGGATGTGTTGTTAGAACATTCTCTTTCCTCCCCCTTTATGTCATCGCTTCATCCTGCCCTTACAGTTCTTTCCTATCCTCTGTTATCTCTCATGTTTTACATTCTTACTTATTTTCAACTTGTTGACAAAAGAGAAGCCGAGCTTTATCCATATTTTCCCTTCATTCtgactcattttcattatagtcACATTTTGTCAGTATGCGGTAATATCTAAGGACACCGTTATCTTGAGATCAGAGCTCCTGCCTCGTTCTGCCAGTACATTGTCTGTTGTGTATCCTTGCAGATCCCTATGTCAAAGTGAACCTGTACCATGCCAAAAAGAGAATCTCTAAAAAGAAGACGCATGTGAAGAAATGCACCCCCAATGCAGTGTTCAATGAACTCTTTGTCTTTGACATTCCTTGTGAGGGTCTAGAAGAGATAAGCGTTGAATTTCTGGTTCTGGATTCTGAAAGGGGATCCCGCAATGAGGTGATTGGGCGGTTGGTCCTGGGAGCAGCGGCGGAAGGGGCCAGTGGACAGCACTGGAAAGAGATCTGTGACTATCCCAGGAGGCAAATCGCCAAGTGGCACGCGCTCTGTGATGGTTAGCACCCGAGCTGGGATGAATTGGAACTTAACGATTTTTACTAGGCAAggagaaattttcctttttttccctgacACGTGAGTGcaaactttttgttgttgttgttagaaatGGATTGAATTAGCAGAAAGTAACTGTAAATGTGTATCATGATCATTTCCTCTTTGTTAGAGAACCTGGATAAATTTTCATAAGATATCCAATTTCCCCTGCAGGTTACTTGAGCATTTTAGGAATACTGCTCTGTAGTCTCAAATTATGGATGTGGTGATGATCTCATTGAAACACGTCACTAAAAATCAATGTGATTATTAGgatttagaaatgaaaagcatGCCTTCTCTTATGAAAATTCACCCATTGTTCATCAagtggagaaataaatttttctttaaacccAAAGATATTAAACAAATGTTCTAGATTGCTttattaattattgatatgtcatttacaaatatttttcctgattataaaagtaTATGATTATTGTTCTTTGGTTTGTAATAATTTGACACAACTTTATCATAAGAGAGGTAACTTAGgtttgttgggaaaaaaaaaaaaagcagtaaacaAAATGAGATgagaaatcattttattaaagGGCTGAGTTGAGGACAGTGTAGCCAAAATATGATTTCCTTCCTCTGTGATTACATGTGGgtcaaatgtaaaatataatctCACACAAGACCCATGGCCTTGCATTATTCTCTGCTTGTGACAAGACTCAATGTGGCCTAAAAAAGCCCTATATATATTTGTGAAGTTGTTGAGTTGGCTAATGAGTAAAGAAATAAACTTCAGCTAGAAATCCAGTTAGAAATGCAATTTTCCTAGAGGAAATATGTATAGTTTATAAGTGTACATTCAAGTGTATCCCTTGAACATAGAGAGGTCATGGGTGACCAAGtcttcatttgtttgttctcTCCCAGAGAGGTCTAAatcattatttgaaaagaaatgaagacaaaaagtCTTAAAGTTTCTGTCATTGCCAGATGGAAAAATTTTACTTTAACCAACAAATTATAGAAAATAGTCATATGGCAAGCCTAATATACTTTACATATGTTCATACATAACATATTTATGCTGCCAAATTAACACAGTAGACTATGTTTCACTATCTTTTCTAGGCTAATTTGTCTTGAGCTCTTGTCTGTGGACCAGTTTATAAACTTGTATCTTGTACTGCTTTCCAGTGCCAGGGCTCTGTGATTACTTGGAGAGAATTTACTTGAGGTAGTATCACTGTATTTGAGTGTTTAGAAAAGCAAGAGCGAAACTCAGGTACAGTTGAATTTTAAATATGCAAGTTAGAAATGGAGTCTACTGAAAACTCTACATTTTGAGTCAGGTTTTGTGTCAGCGCTCCAGCAGTTTTTGAGAATGTGTTTGACATCACAGTGTTTGTAAAATCTATGACAATACATTTTCCAAACAACATGTACATACTTTTTATGATTATGCTGAAAGTAGGAAATGTTTTACACTCTGTATACAAAAAGTGAAATCAACCTCTCTTTTGAGCTTTAAGATGATTTTGGAATTAGACGAGACTATTCTCCAATCATTGTTTTCATGCCATCACAAAGTCACGTCACAGCATCTTGGTCCACTCAGCATTTCTGTGAAATAAATTGTAGTCAGCATATGGTTTGGGTAAATCATATGGCCtttttatgtttgtatatttggTATCATGGccaagaaatatattttgaagccctgaaacattaaaaaaagtaaacccTAAGTATCCTTCACAGTTGCCAGAAGTTAATGATGGTACCAAGCGAAGTATGGTCATTGGAGGAGGGACAATAAAGCCAACAGCAGATAATTACAAGATGACAATAACTAATTTGTAaatagtttttagtttttttttaattaaagtgtttTTCATTGTGAAAAGTCAAACAAAACTATTTGCAATTATTGTTaggtaaaaaaagaagaaaaactagaacAGGACTGAAGTAGGCAGAGGCACAGTGATCGCATTATCTTCTGAAAATCCTGTTTTATATGGTATTACAATATCAGTGTGATCTTGAATTCTGTTACAAATTCTGCACTGTATTAAACATATAAATTAATTGTTTGTCTTATTAGCCAATCTAACCACTCTAGTGGGGAGATGTCCATGTTTGAAGAACTGTGTAACTTAGTAACTGATTTGTTCTAATGTTGTAACTTAATAGAAGTGGTTTGGAAGGAAGCATGGTGTATGAGATGGTGTCTATTCTTTTGTGCCAGCTCTGTATGATGTTTGTAAGATCATGTTTATAAAACATGAATAAATGGCTGCTTTTGCCCAACGCATTTCAACTCAAACTTTTCTGTCAGTGGATTCTCTTCTTTCTAAGTTCTCAAGTTTCCCTAACAGATCATCTGGCACAGATTAAGGAACATAATGAGTTGGCACCAAGATCTCCACATATCTTGCTATATTTTGGTTGATCTTCATAAAATTCATTCAGGACAGATACCATTAATCCATCTACAGGAGCAAAACCTGAAGCTAAAGGAACTTTGGCAGTTGACTCAAGTTCACATGAATGGTATGTGAAAAGATTTCATCATATTCCTCATTCTTCTCTCTATGGCAGGCCAATCTCCTCCAGGAATCCTCATAAATTGGCTCTGttatattcttaaaattattcATGCCCACATTCTTTAAcaatttctttatgtattttgttccttttttccattttctgtcacaatttttaaatttaatcctcCTTTTACtgtcttttatgattttatttctcgCTTTAGGCTCTTTCATTACCTGTtttgtttgggggcttcccaagtggtgctctttaccacttcccaggtggtaaagaacccacgtgctaatgcaggagacacaagagacttggatttgatccctgggtctgaaagatcccttggaggagggcatagcaacccattccaggattcttgcctggaaaatcccatggacagaggagcctgtgtggctatagtccatatggttgcacagagtaggacatgactgaagtgacttagcacacattttgtattactattttttattttctttttaatttttcctatatCTTTGCATTGGATAGATTTATTTAGTAAAATGGTACTGAAATGGAAGCCATTATCTCTTCCAAAGAAAGGTAGGAAAAAACCTGAGGACATATACAACACTTCCTTTAGACACCAGCTAAAGTAAATGGAGCTATGGGATTAATCACAAGGAGGatcagccatttttttttttttttaaacagaactaGTCTATATGGAGGTGTTCTATATTATCATACTTGGATAAACAGCTTTGTAAATGTAATACAACCAAAATCTGCTGCCATTATATTTTTGTTCTAAAGCACATTAATTGTATTGAATGTGCCCATATATGTCAAAAGACTTAGTTGGTAATTACATCTAAGTGCTCAAATATATTTTAGGCCTACTTAACAAAAGCAGCCAGGGCCGCTGAGGAGATTTTCCATGgaattaatcattagggaaattctgattaaaaccacaatgtgataTCAAACACACCTTATTAAAGTGTCTAAAATCAAAGAGTTTGAACATGCCGAGTGTTGGTGAGAATTTTTTTGAGATTTTAGCAGGTTTTTAATAGAAGTTGATAATCTGATTTTAATATTGATACAAATATACAAGTATCTAGAATAAATGAAATAGCTTTGAAATAAAGAACAAATGGTACAGGgcgatggtggcctcatagaacaaGTTGGGGAACTTTCCTTCCTCTGCTACTTTCTGAAAGAGTCTGAACAGGATAGGCGTTAGCTCTTTTCTAAACTTTaggtagaatttgcctgtgaagccatctggccctgggcttctgtttgttggaagataTTTTACCATACTTAAGATTTTTGTGCTTGTGATTTGTCTGTtcgtattttctctttttttcatggtTCACTTTCAAAAGGTTACACTTTTCTAAGGATTTGTCCATTAATTCCAAGTTGTCAAtgttattggcatacagttgctcatagtagtctcatgattctttgtatttctgtgttgtccattgtatcttctcctttttcattgctaaaagtttattgatttgagtctcttccttttatttcttgatgagtctagctaatggtttgtcagttttatcTATTCAGAGAAACAGCTTTTAGtcttattgatctttgctatcagttcagttcagtcacacagttgtgtctgacactttgtgaccccatgaactgcagcacaccgggcttcacttcaactcccagagcttgttcaaactcatgtctattgagtcagtgatgccatacaaccatctcatcctctgtcatctccttctcctcctgccttcaaatttttcagcatcagggtcttttccaatgagtcagtacttcgcaacaggtggccaaagtattcgagcttcaacttcagcttcagcttcagcatcagtccttccaatgaatattcaggactgatttcctttaggattgactggtttgatctccttgcagtccaagggactgtcaagagtcttctccaacaccgcagttcaaaagcatcagttcttcaacactcactctcacatccatacgtgactactggaaaaactataactttgactagatggaccattgttggcaaagcaatgtctctgctttttaatatgctgtctaggtttgacttaacttttcttccaaggagcaagtgtcttttaatttcatggcttcagtcaccatccacagtgattttggagcccaagaaattaatgtctgtcactgtttcccttattTCCCCACatattttgccatgaagtgatggggccctggatgccatgatcttagttatttgaatgttgagttttaagccagtcttttcactcttctttttcagtttttatcaagaggctctttagttcctcttcactttctgccataagggtggtgccatctgcatatctgaggttattgatatttctcccagcaatcttgattctagcttatgcttcattcatcatttcacataatgtattcCACATAGAAATTTAATAAGAAGGGTGATAATATccaccttgatgtactcatttcccagtttggaactagtatgtttttctatatctggttccaactgttgcttcttggcctgcatacagatatctctgAAGGCAGataaggtgctctggtattcccatctctttcagagttttctatagtttgttgtgatctacacagtcaaaggttttggtgtagtcaataaagcagaagtacatgtttgtctgaaattctcttgcttttttctatgactTTTGCTATagtctacttcatttattttcgtatttttgctctgatctttatgtttttttttttttttttttttacttttgctaACTTTGAGgggctttttattgtttttcttttttctagtcgCTTTAAGTATaaggttagattgtttatttgaagTTTCTCTTGTATCTTGCAGTAATCTTGTTTTGCTGTTAATTTCCctcttaacactgcttttactgCATAATATAGGTTTTGAATTGTCATATTTTCATTATCACTTTTTctaggtatatttttatttcttttttgattttttcagtGGTCTGTTCATTATTCAGAAGTATGCTTTTTAGGCTTCAtgtgtttgtgctttttattgcttttttccccttgtagttGATATATAATCTAATAGCATTGTATTCAGAAAAGCTGGTTGAAaggatataaatttaaaaaaatttaccaaggcttgattcTTGGCCCAAGATGGgatctctcctggagaatgttccatgtgcatttgaaaaaaaaaaaaaaaatctattgtttTTGTGTGAAAGACCCtgtagatatcagttaggtccaaCTGGTCCAATGTACTGTTTTAAGCTTGTATTTCCTTGTTACTTTTCTGTCTGCATGATCTGTCTATTGGTGTGAGTAGGGTATTAAAATCCCTCATTGTTACTGTGCTACTATTGATTTCCCTTTATTAGTTGTTTgcatttgtcttatgtattgaggtgctcctatattggatgcatatatatttataactgtatgtcttcttc
This genomic stretch from Muntiacus reevesi chromosome 4, mMunRee1.1, whole genome shotgun sequence harbors:
- the SYT4 gene encoding synaptotagmin-4, which codes for MAPISTSREEFDEIPTVVGIFSAFGLVFTVSLFAWICCQRKSSKPSKTPPYKFVHVLKGVDIYPESLNSKKKFGADEKNEVKNKSAVPKNSLHLDLEKRDLNGNFPKTNLKAGSPSDLESVTPKHSSEGGQEVVSPDSLKSSMSLTSDEKQEKLGTLFFSLEYNFERKAFVVNIKEARGLPAMDDQSLTSDPYIKMMILPEKKHKVKTRVLRKTLDPAFDETFTFYGIPYTQIQELALHFTVLSFDRFSRDDVIGEVLIPLAGIELTGGEMLMNREITKRNVRKSSGRGELLISLCYQSTTNTLTVVVLKARHLPKSDVSGLSDPYVKVNLYHAKKRISKKKTHVKKCTPNAVFNELFVFDIPCEGLEEISVEFLVLDSERGSRNEVIGRLVLGAAAEGASGQHWKEICDYPRRQIAKWHALCDG